The Triticum aestivum cultivar Chinese Spring chromosome 3A, IWGSC CS RefSeq v2.1, whole genome shotgun sequence genome includes a region encoding these proteins:
- the LOC123062494 gene encoding pentatricopeptide repeat-containing protein At5g39980, chloroplastic has protein sequence MLPLRSDAAFCSDGCPNPARYVSQTSLPTPKNLLSVSRLPRHSRTPRPMPPTAAAAAALPSPSPHRRGPAAGAKSIWLNPNLPSSHPLHRHKSAELQRQDHAPDVAALVAALSAARAAPDLAAALSPHRPVSPRLLCTLLSRLPDPRRGVALLDLLAPDLSSSALLVPYNLLLRAACRAGQLRLASGLLLEMRARGVAADGFSYSTLLAALTRAGHLDHALTFLPLMEADAVAPDLVLFSNLIHLALRAGDAPKALALFSRLRAAGIRPDLKAYNAAIAAYCKSDLLRDAKRLLLHDVPADGVAPDAESYAPVLAALARRGRHLAAVSLFSHMRAVARVKPDLSVFNIVLNAYGQLDLARDADRLFWSMRRAGVPPSVVTYNTMLRVYGDAGLFGEAVHLFGLMCSTASDGASNGAAVRPNVVTYNTMIAIHGKALEDDKAGSLVQQMQAGGIQPNAVTYSTVLSIWVKAGKLDRAAKLFDKLRESGTEMDPVLYQTMVVAYERAGLVSQSKRLLRELRDPDQAIPKETAMKILASAGRVEEAAWLFRRAVHTGEVKDPSVHRAMMALFAKNRRHRSVVEVLDEMRRLGHLPDSETIAVTMNAYGKLKEFDKAAGLYRALREEGCVFSDRVHFQMLSLLGAQQDFEALERLVGELSHDPSIDKRELYLVSAGVYERAYRFDEAAQIISQIRSSSDFRAQKLR, from the coding sequence ATGCTGCCACTTCGCTCCGACGCGGCATTTTGCTCCGACGGGTGTCCCAATCCAGCCCGATACGTCTCGCAAACGTCCCTGCCAACGCCAAAAAATCTCCTATCCGTTTCCCGGCTGCCGCGCCACTCCCGCACCCCAAGACCAATGCCGCCGACGGCAGCAGCGGCCGCCGCCCTCCcttccccgtcgccccaccgccgcGGCCCCGCCGCAGGCGCCAAGTCCATCTGGCTAAACCCCAACCTCCCGAGCTCGCATCCCCTCCACCGCCACAAATCCGCGGAGCTCCAGCGCCAGGACCACGcccccgacgtcgccgccctcgtgGCGGCGCTCTCCGCCGCGCGCGCGGCCCCCGACCTGGCCGCCGCGCTCTCGCCGCACCGACCCGTCTCCCCGCGCCTCCTCTGCACGCTCCTCTCCCGCCTCCCGGACCCGCGGCGCGGCGTCGCCCTGCTCGACCTCCTCGCGCCCGACCTCTCCTCGTCGGCGCTCCTCGTCCCCTACAACCTCCTGCTCCGCGCCGCCTGCCGCGCCGGCCAGCTCCGCCTCGCGTCGGGCCTCCTCCTCGAGATGCGCGCCAGGGGCGTCGCGGCCGACGGCTTCTCCTACTCCACGCTCCTCGCGGCGCTCACCCGCGCGGGCCACCTCGACCACGCGCTCACCTTCCTCCCGCTCATGGAGGCCGACGCCGTGGCGCCCGACCTGGTGCTCTTCTCCAACCTCATCCACCTCGCCCTCCGCGCCGGCGACGCGCCCAAGGCGCTCGCGCTCTTCTCCCGCCTCCGCGCCGCGGGGATCAGGCCCGACCTCAAGGCCTAcaacgccgccatcgccgcctaCTGCAAGTCCGACCTGCTACGCGACGCCAAGCGCCTGCTGCTCCACGACGTCCCCGCCGACGGCGTGGCCCCCGACGCCGAGTCCTACGCCCCGGTCCTCGCCGCGCTCGCGCGCCGCGGCCGGCACCTCGCGGCGGTCTCGCTCTTCTCGCACATGCGCGCCGTGGCGCGCGTCAAGCCCGACCTCTCCGTCTTCAACATCGTGCTCAACGCGTACGGGCAGCTGGACCTCGCGCGCGACGCCGACCGGCTCTTCTGGTCCATGCGCCGCGCCGGGGTGCCGCCGAGCGTCGTCACGTACAACACCATGCTCCGCGTGTACGGCGACGCCGGGCTGTTCGGGGAGGCGGTCCACCTCTTCGGCCTCATGTGCAGCACCGCCTCCGACGGCGCCAGCAACGGCGCCGCCGTCAGGCCCAACGTGGTGACGTACAACACCATGATTGCCATCCACGGCAAGGCACTGGAGGACGACAAGGCCGGGAGCCTGGTGCAGCAAATGCAGGCCGGCGGCATCCAGCCCAACGCCGTCACCTACTCCACCGTCCTCTCCATCTGGGTGAAGGCCGGGAAGCTGGACCGCGCCGCCAAGCTCTTCGACAAGCTGCGGGAGTCCGGCACGGAGATGGACCCGGTGCTGTACCAGACGATGGTGGTCGCGTACGAGCGCGCGGGGCTCGTGTCACAGTCCAAGCGGCTGCTGCGCGAGCTTAGAGACCCGGACCAGGCCATCCCCAAGGAGACGGCCATGAAGATCCTGGCCAGCGCCGGGCGGGTGGAGGAGGCCGCGTGGCTGTTCCGCCGCGCGGTCCACACCGGCGAGGTCAAGGACCCGTCGGTGCACCGGGCGATGATGGCGCTGTTCGCCAAGAACAGGCGGCACCGGAGCGTGGTGGAGGTGCTCGACGAGATGAGGAGGCTGGGCCACCTGCCGGACTCGGAGACGATCGCCGTCACCATGAACGCCTATGGCAAGCTCAAGGAGTTCGACAAGGCCGCGGGGCTGTACCGGGCGCTGAGGGAGGAAGGCTGCGTGTTCTCGGACAGGGTGCACTTCCAGATGCTCAGCTTGCTGGGCGCTCAGCAGGACTTCGAGGCGCTGGAGCGGCTGGTCGGCGAGCTTAGCCATGACCCCAGCATCGACAAGAGGGAGCTCTATCTCGTGTCCGCCGGCGTGTACGAGAGAGCATACAGATTTGACGAGGCCGCACAGATTATCAGCCAGATACGAAGCTCCAGCGATTTCCGCGCCCAGAAACTCAGATAA
- the LOC123062495 gene encoding CTD small phosphatase-like protein: MAAAEVYSPTAAAAAQHQQRGKAATQAWQAVVGWIGFLLQVLLQILRGTPSCAQLLSFVGFRYPLLSSASAAPDQPSPEVAFMPLRSEIPADAAPVPAPPSEPLQRLTVVLDLDETLVSAYESSGLPPIVRTQAVEAGLHCFDMECISTDKDVEGKQKVNHVTVFERPGLHEFLQKTSEFADLILFTAGLEGYARPLVDIIDAHNRFKLRLYRPSTVTTEYREHVKDLSCLSKDFSRIVIVDNNPFSFIVQPLNGIPCVPFSAGQHSDDQLMEVIFPLLKHLSVQRDVRPALYERFHMPEWFQKHGIPRTDQAL; this comes from the exons ATGGCGGCCGCGGAGGTGTACTCGccgaccgcggcggcggcggcgcagcaccAGCAGCGCGGGAAGGCGGCGACGCAGGCGTGGCAGGCGGTCGTCGgctggatcggcttcctcctccaggtCCTGCTCCAGATCCTCCGCGGCACGCCCTCCTGCGCCCAGCTCCTCTCCTTCGTCGGCTTCCGCTACCCGCTCCTCTCCTCCGCCTCGGCCGCCCCCGACCAGCCGTCGCCGGAGGTGGCCTTCATGCCGCTCCGCTCCGAGATCCCGGCCGACGCCGCCCCCGTCCCGGCGCCCCCGTctgagcccctccagcgcctcacg GTAGTGCTTGACCTGGACGAGACTTTAGTTTCTGCGTACGAATCATCTGGTCTTCCTCCTATTGTACGCACCCAAGCTGTTGAAGCTGGATTACATTGCTTTGACATGGAGTGCATATCAACTGATAAG GATGTTGAAGGGAAACAAAAGGTGAATCATGTTACTGTTTTTGAACGTCCTGGTCTGCATGAGTTCTTGCAGAAAACTAGTGAGTTCGCAGATCTTATCCTCTTTACAGCGGGTTTAGAAG GTTATGCAAGACCTTTAGTGGACATAATAGATGCTCATAATAGGTTCAAACTCCGTCTCTATCGTCCATCAACTGTTACTAC GGAATACAGAGAGCATGTGAAAGATCTTTCGTGCCTGTCAAAAGATTTCAGTAGAATCGTCATTGTCGACAACAATCCGTTCAGCTTCATAGTGCAGCCTTTGAATGGAATACCTTGTGTTCCATTTTCAGCTGGACAACACTCAGACGATCAA CTGATGGAGGTTATCTTCCCGCTCCTGAAGCATCTCTCTGTCCAGAGAGATGTGAGGCCAGCCCTGTACGAAAGGTTTCATATGCCAGAATGGTTCCAAAAGCATGGGATCCCTCGAACTGATCAGGCTCTCTAA